Proteins encoded by one window of Gemmatimonas aurantiaca:
- the rpsO gene encoding 30S ribosomal protein S15, with amino-acid sequence MAFDKATTIDKFRAHEGDTGSTRVQIAILTERINYLTGHFRTHAKDHHGRRGLLKMVGKRRRLLDYLKRTDVQQYRTLVQDLGLRY; translated from the coding sequence ATGGCGTTCGACAAGGCTACCACGATCGACAAATTCCGGGCCCACGAAGGGGACACCGGATCGACCCGCGTACAGATCGCAATCCTCACGGAGCGGATCAACTACCTGACGGGCCACTTCCGTACGCACGCAAAGGATCACCACGGTCGCCGTGGACTCCTGAAGATGGTGGGCAAGCGCCGCCGTCTGCTCGACTATCTCAAGCGTACGGACGTGCAGCAGTATCGCACGCTCGTGCAGGACCTTGGACTCCGGTACTGA
- the rseP gene encoding RIP metalloprotease RseP, with protein MASLSVYIAPLLVFGLVVFVHELGHFMAAKMTGVYAPVFSLGWGRRLFGWRRGETDYRVSMFPLGGYVRMASRDDEALAGIEGASGDRGSLDGAAQRPAEVPEGLWDPQGMAPFGPKAVPANRWVENKSTAARVFILSAGVLMNILLTIVVSSGIYYRYGNQYLPAVIDSVVPGAPAAVAGLQAGDRIVAINGESVRSWDQVLDRVAPVTTGTVTLEVQRGAEALRRELTPQVGESPDPVTGAPRKVGRVGIKVRDSVVREPVALGTALTSGTRATWKMAREVVQVLGGLISGEVSAKNLGGPIQIARTSVQAARNGAETLWSLIAFLSLNIAILNLVPIPVLDGGQILMVLAERVKGSEFSMRTREAVARVGVLAVLALILLVTFNDVRSFFTR; from the coding sequence ATGGCATCACTTTCCGTCTATATCGCACCACTGCTCGTGTTCGGGCTCGTGGTGTTCGTACACGAGCTCGGGCACTTCATGGCCGCCAAGATGACCGGGGTGTATGCCCCGGTTTTCTCGCTGGGCTGGGGACGCCGCCTGTTCGGCTGGCGGCGCGGCGAAACCGACTATCGCGTGTCGATGTTCCCGCTGGGTGGGTACGTGCGCATGGCCTCGCGCGACGATGAAGCGCTGGCCGGCATCGAAGGGGCGTCCGGTGACCGCGGCTCGCTCGATGGCGCCGCCCAGCGTCCGGCCGAAGTGCCGGAAGGGCTCTGGGATCCCCAGGGCATGGCGCCTTTCGGACCCAAAGCCGTGCCGGCCAACCGCTGGGTGGAAAACAAATCCACGGCCGCCCGGGTGTTCATCCTCTCGGCCGGGGTGTTGATGAACATCCTGCTCACCATCGTGGTCTCGAGCGGGATCTACTACCGCTACGGCAACCAGTATCTGCCGGCGGTGATCGACTCGGTGGTGCCAGGCGCGCCCGCCGCGGTGGCCGGCCTGCAGGCGGGCGATCGCATCGTCGCCATCAATGGCGAGTCGGTGCGCAGCTGGGATCAGGTCCTCGATCGTGTCGCCCCGGTCACCACGGGCACCGTGACTCTCGAGGTGCAGCGCGGCGCGGAGGCCTTGCGACGGGAACTCACCCCGCAGGTGGGCGAATCGCCCGACCCGGTGACGGGGGCGCCGCGCAAAGTCGGACGGGTGGGCATCAAGGTACGCGATTCCGTGGTGCGGGAGCCCGTGGCACTCGGCACCGCGCTGACATCGGGCACCAGAGCCACCTGGAAAATGGCGCGTGAGGTGGTGCAGGTGCTCGGCGGTCTGATCTCCGGTGAGGTCTCGGCGAAAAATCTCGGCGGCCCCATTCAGATCGCGCGCACGTCGGTGCAGGCGGCCCGCAACGGGGCGGAAACGCTGTGGTCACTGATCGCCTTTCTGAGCCTCAACATCGCCATCCTGAATCTCGTGCCCATTCCCGTGCTCGACGGGGGGCAGATTCTCATGGTGCTGGCGGAGCGCGTCAAGGGCAGCGAGTTCAGCATGCGCACGCGTGAAGCCGTAGCACGGGTGGGAGTCCTCGCGGTCCTGGCGTTGATTCTCCTGGTCACATTCAACGACGTGCGATCGTTCTTCACCCGATGA
- a CDS encoding polyribonucleotide nucleotidyltransferase, with the protein MHRIERTFAGRPLVIETGRMAKQAAGSAVVQFGETMVLAAVTVSENQSPLPFFPLTVEYKEKTYAAGKIPGGFIKREGRPHDHEILAARIIDRSIRPLFPEGFKNEVQVFIYVISADQENDADVLALVAASFALNASKIPFLGPIAGVRVGRVQGHWVLNPTFQQLEFSDMELVVAGSKDSIVMVEGGSLEVSEEDVLASLRLSHDGIRELIAMQDELLAKVRQPKMEWVKAETPEGVSTRVKDLASGRIREALNQKDKHTRIEAVERTKRELAEGLLAEFPDNAKDIHTILGDVEYHELRSQVLDSGRRVDGRLPTEVRPISIDTGVLPRSHGSALFTRGQTQALVAATLGTAKDAQRLDTIDEAGETTKSFMLHYNFPPFSTGEVRPMRGTSRREIGHGNLAERALQGVLPDFADFPYTIRIVSDVLESNGSSSMASVCGGSLSLFDAGVPLKAAVAGVAMGLIKEGERYAILTDILGTEDHLGDMDFKVAGTKEGITSIQMDIKIEGLDLKIMEQALSQAKAGRLHILGEMDKALAAPREELSKYAPRIVTVQIPVDKIGELIGPKGKNIRGIQDETGAELTVEDDGTVTIAAVGGESMERAKQMVMAITAEPVVGETYEGTVKTVTAFGAFVEIMPGTEALLHVSEMRWERVEKPEDIVKKGDRVTVKLVDRDERGRLRLSMKALLPKPEGMPDEPQGERPRREDGERSGGDRGGRGGRNGGGRDRR; encoded by the coding sequence ATGCATCGAATCGAGCGGACCTTCGCGGGACGCCCCCTGGTCATCGAGACCGGCCGGATGGCCAAGCAGGCCGCCGGGTCCGCCGTGGTCCAGTTCGGCGAGACGATGGTGCTCGCCGCGGTGACCGTGAGCGAGAACCAGAGCCCCTTGCCGTTCTTCCCGCTCACCGTCGAATACAAAGAGAAGACCTACGCCGCCGGCAAGATCCCGGGCGGTTTCATCAAGCGCGAAGGGCGCCCGCACGATCACGAGATCCTCGCGGCCCGCATCATCGATCGCTCCATCCGCCCGCTCTTCCCGGAAGGGTTCAAGAACGAGGTCCAGGTCTTCATCTACGTGATCTCCGCCGACCAGGAGAATGACGCCGACGTGCTGGCCCTCGTGGCCGCGTCGTTCGCGCTCAACGCGTCGAAGATCCCCTTCCTCGGCCCCATCGCCGGCGTGCGCGTGGGTCGGGTGCAGGGACACTGGGTGCTCAACCCCACCTTCCAGCAGCTCGAGTTCTCCGACATGGAGCTCGTCGTGGCCGGCTCGAAGGATTCCATCGTGATGGTCGAAGGCGGCTCGCTCGAGGTGTCCGAAGAGGACGTGCTCGCATCGCTGCGCCTCTCGCACGATGGCATCCGCGAGCTCATCGCCATGCAGGACGAACTGCTCGCCAAGGTGCGGCAGCCCAAGATGGAGTGGGTGAAGGCGGAAACGCCCGAGGGCGTGTCCACGCGTGTGAAGGATCTGGCCTCGGGCCGCATCCGCGAAGCGCTCAATCAGAAGGACAAGCACACCCGCATCGAAGCCGTCGAGCGCACCAAGCGCGAACTGGCCGAAGGGCTGCTGGCCGAATTCCCCGACAACGCCAAGGATATTCACACCATCCTGGGTGACGTGGAATACCACGAGCTGCGTTCGCAGGTGCTCGACAGCGGTCGTCGCGTCGACGGGCGTCTGCCCACCGAAGTGCGGCCGATCTCCATCGACACCGGCGTGCTGCCGCGCTCGCACGGGTCCGCGCTCTTCACGCGCGGTCAGACCCAGGCGCTGGTCGCCGCGACGCTGGGCACCGCCAAGGATGCGCAGCGTCTCGATACGATCGATGAGGCCGGTGAAACGACCAAGTCGTTCATGCTGCATTACAACTTCCCGCCGTTCTCCACGGGTGAAGTGCGTCCGATGCGCGGCACCAGCCGCCGGGAAATCGGCCATGGCAACCTGGCCGAACGGGCGCTGCAGGGTGTGCTCCCCGACTTCGCCGACTTCCCGTACACCATTCGGATCGTTTCCGACGTGCTCGAGTCGAACGGCTCGTCGTCGATGGCGTCGGTGTGCGGCGGCTCGCTCTCGCTCTTCGACGCCGGTGTGCCGCTCAAGGCCGCGGTGGCGGGTGTCGCCATGGGCCTCATCAAGGAAGGCGAGCGGTATGCCATCCTGACCGACATCCTGGGCACCGAAGATCACCTCGGCGACATGGACTTCAAGGTCGCGGGCACGAAGGAAGGCATCACGTCCATCCAGATGGACATCAAGATCGAGGGGCTCGACCTCAAGATCATGGAGCAGGCGCTGTCGCAGGCGAAGGCCGGCCGTCTCCACATTCTGGGGGAGATGGACAAGGCGCTTGCCGCGCCGCGTGAAGAACTCTCCAAGTACGCGCCGCGCATCGTGACGGTGCAGATCCCGGTCGACAAGATCGGTGAACTCATCGGCCCCAAGGGCAAGAACATCCGCGGCATCCAGGACGAGACCGGCGCCGAACTCACCGTCGAGGACGACGGCACGGTCACCATCGCCGCCGTCGGTGGCGAGAGCATGGAGCGCGCCAAGCAGATGGTCATGGCCATCACCGCCGAACCGGTGGTGGGCGAGACCTACGAAGGCACCGTGAAGACGGTGACCGCGTTCGGCGCGTTCGTCGAGATCATGCCGGGCACCGAAGCGCTGCTCCATGTCTCCGAGATGCGCTGGGAGCGGGTCGAGAAGCCTGAGGACATCGTGAAGAAGGGCGACCGGGTGACCGTGAAGCTCGTCGATCGTGATGAGCGCGGCCGTCTGCGCCTCAGCATGAAGGCGTTGCTGCCGAAGCCCGAAGGCATGCCCGATGAGCCGCAGGGTGAACGTCCCCGTCGTGAAGACGGCGAACGGTCCGGTGGCGATCGTGGTGGACGCGGTGGACGGAACGGTGGTGGTCGCGATCGGCGCTGA
- a CDS encoding serine/threonine-protein kinase, with protein sequence MPDRYLGRTIGKYRVTRLLGTGAFAWVYEAVDQDLEIPVALKVLRPEFAGQEAAESRFRREAATAARLRHPNIVTVRDVGQIDGTAFVAMDLYPVTLGRRLALVDRLPEPEAVRLGIGIAAALAVAHASQIIHRDIKPDNILVDGDGEAVVADFGLARALTGSSGMSATNQVLGTPHYFSPEQARGQELDGRSDLYALGVTLYRTVTGRVPFDGEDWYAVARQHIEDIPLPPRTMVPALTPEFEQVILRLLAKTPEERFTSAMQVVDALAALSTAPERSASARRIGSHTVDAFRAPDSPRRWWWLAAVAVLVLGAAWGANHWRVPPVPTRTADSTALTADSGTAVQVPIDTPATQLPAPVPNPVRPADDRPTRPPRPASSLAHLEVTAPDVAELYVDSKLVGVGTWKGERPTTAPITVRAVLPQASTECETAAYDTVLKDLHAGQRVVLDMPVRDCAVVRYLIHPRDARVSFIPLDGGRARELRADSAASMTLPQGRYLLQISAPRCSTFQDTVDVVRTSGSADISRKLICS encoded by the coding sequence GTGCCCGACCGCTATCTGGGGCGTACCATCGGCAAATACCGAGTCACCCGGCTCCTGGGCACGGGTGCCTTCGCGTGGGTCTATGAGGCGGTCGACCAGGATCTCGAAATCCCGGTCGCGCTCAAGGTCCTGCGTCCGGAGTTTGCCGGTCAGGAGGCCGCCGAGAGCCGCTTCCGTCGGGAGGCGGCCACCGCTGCCCGGCTGCGCCATCCGAACATCGTCACCGTCCGCGACGTCGGACAGATCGATGGCACCGCCTTCGTGGCCATGGATCTCTATCCGGTCACGCTCGGACGGCGTCTCGCGCTGGTGGACCGTCTGCCGGAGCCCGAGGCCGTACGCCTGGGCATCGGGATCGCGGCCGCCCTCGCCGTGGCGCACGCCAGCCAGATCATCCACCGCGACATCAAGCCGGACAACATCCTCGTCGATGGCGACGGCGAGGCGGTCGTGGCCGATTTTGGGCTCGCGCGGGCGCTCACCGGCTCCAGTGGCATGAGCGCCACCAATCAGGTCCTGGGCACGCCGCACTATTTCAGCCCCGAACAGGCGCGCGGGCAGGAGCTCGACGGCCGGAGCGATCTCTACGCCCTGGGCGTGACGTTGTACCGGACCGTCACCGGGCGGGTGCCCTTCGATGGCGAGGACTGGTACGCGGTCGCGCGTCAGCACATCGAGGACATTCCGCTGCCCCCGCGCACGATGGTGCCCGCACTCACGCCCGAGTTCGAGCAGGTCATTCTGCGTTTGCTGGCCAAGACACCCGAAGAGCGGTTCACGTCGGCCATGCAGGTGGTGGATGCGCTGGCGGCGCTTTCCACGGCACCCGAGCGCAGTGCCTCGGCGCGCCGCATCGGTTCGCATACCGTGGACGCCTTCCGCGCCCCCGATTCCCCGCGACGCTGGTGGTGGCTGGCGGCGGTGGCCGTGCTCGTGCTGGGTGCCGCCTGGGGCGCGAATCACTGGCGCGTGCCGCCGGTGCCGACCCGCACTGCCGACTCCACCGCCCTCACGGCCGACAGTGGCACCGCGGTGCAGGTCCCGATCGATACGCCAGCCACTCAGCTCCCCGCGCCGGTGCCCAATCCGGTGCGTCCGGCCGATGACCGTCCAACCCGCCCGCCGCGTCCCGCCAGCAGCCTCGCCCACCTGGAGGTGACGGCGCCGGATGTCGCGGAGCTCTATGTCGACAGCAAGCTCGTGGGAGTGGGCACCTGGAAGGGCGAGCGTCCCACCACGGCACCGATCACGGTGCGTGCAGTCCTGCCGCAGGCGTCCACCGAGTGTGAGACGGCCGCATACGACACGGTGTTGAAGGATCTGCACGCCGGCCAACGGGTCGTGCTCGACATGCCCGTGCGCGATTGTGCCGTCGTGCGGTACCTCATCCATCCGCGCGATGCCCGCGTGTCCTTCATTCCGCTCGATGGCGGACGGGCGCGCGAGTTGAGGGCCGACAGCGCGGCGTCGATGACGCTGCCGCAGGGTCGTTATCTGCTGCAGATCTCCGCGCCGCGTTGCAGCACGTTCCAGGATACCGTCGACGTGGTGCGCACCTCGGGATCGGCGGACATTTCGCGGAAGCTGATCTGCAGTTGA
- a CDS encoding rod shape-determining protein, with product MFWPFSKSNSFFPANAIAVDLGTANTLIYVKGEGIVLNEPSVVALDRETKKIKGVGLEAKRMLGRTPDGIMAVRPMKDGVIADFDVTEKMLRYFLTLVIDKHVFKVKPRVIVCVPSGITEVEKRAVRDSALGAGAKEVFMVTEPMAAAIGVGLPVESPTGNMVIDIGGGTTEIAVIALSGIVSDTSIRTGGDELDISIVQFMRKNYNLLIGEPTAEQIKIQIGSAYPVGDEREMEVKGRDLVSGIPKTVRVHSSEIREAVQEPIQQIVDAVRRALEITPPELASDIVDRGIVMTGGGALIRGLDVLLSQETGLPIHVDEDPLTCVVRGTGKILDDEEKYWSVLTT from the coding sequence ATGTTCTGGCCCTTCAGCAAGTCCAACTCGTTCTTCCCGGCGAACGCCATCGCCGTGGACCTCGGCACCGCGAACACCCTGATCTACGTGAAGGGCGAAGGCATCGTCCTGAACGAACCCTCGGTCGTGGCGCTCGATCGCGAGACCAAGAAGATCAAGGGCGTCGGCCTCGAAGCCAAACGCATGCTGGGGCGCACGCCCGACGGCATCATGGCGGTGCGGCCCATGAAGGACGGCGTCATCGCCGACTTCGACGTGACGGAAAAGATGCTGCGGTATTTCCTCACGCTCGTCATCGACAAGCATGTCTTCAAGGTGAAGCCGCGCGTGATCGTGTGTGTGCCGTCGGGCATCACCGAAGTGGAGAAGCGCGCGGTGCGCGATTCCGCGCTGGGCGCGGGCGCGAAGGAAGTGTTCATGGTGACGGAACCCATGGCCGCAGCCATCGGTGTCGGCCTGCCGGTCGAGTCGCCCACGGGCAACATGGTGATCGACATCGGCGGCGGCACCACCGAGATCGCCGTCATCGCGTTGTCGGGCATCGTGAGCGACACGTCCATCCGCACGGGTGGTGATGAACTCGACATCAGCATCGTGCAGTTCATGCGCAAGAACTACAATCTGCTGATCGGCGAGCCCACGGCGGAGCAGATCAAGATCCAGATCGGTTCGGCGTATCCGGTGGGCGATGAACGCGAGATGGAAGTGAAGGGCCGCGATCTCGTCTCCGGCATTCCGAAGACGGTGCGTGTGCATTCGAGCGAAATCCGCGAAGCGGTGCAGGAACCCATCCAGCAGATCGTCGATGCGGTGCGCCGCGCACTCGAAATCACGCCGCCCGAACTGGCGTCGGACATCGTCGATCGTGGGATCGTGATGACCGGCGGTGGTGCGCTCATTCGTGGTCTCGATGTGCTGCTGTCGCAGGAAACCGGATTGCCGATTCACGTGGACGAGGATCCGCTCACGTGCGTGGTGCGCGGCACCGGCAAGATCCTCGACGACGAAGAGAAGTACTGGTCGGTTCTCACCACCTGA
- a CDS encoding pitrilysin family protein — protein MNVPVVKTANGPVAIVVDAVDGTVVVAIGADTAGANAPQLHRTDLPNGLTVLSEAVPGARSVAFGAWVRAATLHERPEEMGVSHLLEHMVFKGTRSRSAQEIALSLETLGGSLDAYTEREHTSYQARVLDEHLGEAASVIGELIFEPLLRHEDLTLERKVILEEISMVEDTPDDIIFDVHNRAVWGDHPHGYAILGTRETVKSLDVSHLRALHERAYHPGRLVVAASGRVEHDQLLDVLDHAGWLSHARGDMTPFALDPVEAAGPHAEHVMRKDIAQTHLVLGGPGLAHGDPRRYAFALVDMLLGGGMSSRLFQRVREELGLAYSVHTFSSAFADTGAHGVYLATAPESAQEALDAVRDVLREVATHGLPEEDLVAGKRQLRGQLVLSMEGVSSRMYRAATTALYGEPFRSVDELMALVDAIDEDTVRDVAHDFFDPDRHILVSLGPQAVR, from the coding sequence GTGAACGTCCCCGTCGTGAAGACGGCGAACGGTCCGGTGGCGATCGTGGTGGACGCGGTGGACGGAACGGTGGTGGTCGCGATCGGCGCTGACACAGCGGGCGCCAACGCGCCCCAGTTGCACCGGACAGACCTGCCCAATGGACTGACCGTGCTCTCGGAGGCAGTTCCGGGAGCACGGTCGGTTGCTTTCGGGGCCTGGGTCCGGGCCGCGACGTTGCACGAGCGCCCGGAGGAAATGGGCGTGTCGCATCTCCTCGAGCACATGGTCTTCAAGGGCACCCGGTCACGGTCGGCCCAGGAGATCGCGCTGTCGCTCGAGACCCTCGGCGGTTCCCTCGATGCCTACACCGAGCGGGAACACACGTCGTATCAGGCGCGCGTGCTCGACGAACATCTGGGCGAAGCCGCGTCGGTCATCGGAGAGCTGATCTTCGAACCGCTGTTGCGGCACGAGGATCTGACGCTCGAGCGCAAGGTGATCCTCGAAGAGATCAGCATGGTCGAGGACACCCCCGACGACATCATCTTCGACGTGCACAATCGCGCGGTGTGGGGTGATCATCCCCACGGCTACGCCATTCTCGGCACCCGGGAAACGGTGAAGTCGCTGGACGTCTCGCACCTGCGGGCATTGCACGAGCGGGCCTATCATCCCGGCCGCCTGGTGGTGGCCGCATCGGGACGTGTGGAGCACGATCAGTTGCTGGACGTGCTCGATCACGCCGGGTGGTTGTCCCATGCGCGGGGTGACATGACCCCGTTCGCGCTCGATCCGGTCGAAGCCGCCGGACCCCACGCCGAGCATGTGATGCGCAAGGACATCGCGCAGACCCATCTCGTGCTGGGCGGTCCCGGACTCGCGCATGGCGATCCCAGGCGGTATGCGTTCGCGCTGGTCGACATGCTGCTGGGTGGCGGCATGAGCTCGCGGCTGTTTCAGCGTGTGCGCGAGGAACTGGGCCTCGCCTACAGCGTGCACACGTTCAGCAGCGCCTTTGCCGACACCGGCGCGCACGGCGTGTATCTCGCCACGGCGCCGGAAAGCGCACAGGAAGCTCTGGATGCCGTGCGGGACGTGCTGCGCGAGGTGGCCACGCATGGCCTGCCGGAAGAGGATCTCGTGGCCGGCAAGCGACAACTCCGGGGCCAGCTGGTACTTTCCATGGAAGGGGTCTCATCACGGATGTATCGGGCGGCGACGACGGCCCTCTACGGCGAACCGTTCCGTTCCGTCGATGAACTGATGGCGCTCGTCGATGCAATCGACGAGGATACAGTACGGGATGTGGCGCACGACTTTTTCGACCCCGACCGGCACATCCTGGTCAGCCTCGGCCCGCAAGCCGTCCGCTGA
- the ald gene encoding alanine dehydrogenase — MRIGVPKEIKTNENRVALVPAGAEALTAAGHEVFVETGAGIGSGFDDEAYRAVGAQIVPDAATAWGKAELLLKVKEPIASEWQHLRADLTLFTYFHFAADEALTKAHLASGATCIAYETVELPSRELPLLTPMSEVAGRMAVQEGAKYLEKLYGGRGVLLGGVPGVAPAKVVILGGGVVGVNAAKMAAGLGAKVVVLDLSLERLRYLSDVMPANVQLIHSNRHNIIEQISTCDLVIGGVLIPGAKAPKLVRKADLARMRPGAVIVDVAVDQGGCVETITPTTHENPTYTVDGIIHYAVANMPGAVPRTSTLALTNATLPYTLQLANKGWKRALKDNGALLKGLNMSAGQVTYRGVADAFGMEMTDPASFVA; from the coding sequence ATGCGCATCGGCGTACCGAAAGAGATCAAGACCAATGAGAATCGCGTGGCTCTCGTTCCCGCGGGCGCGGAAGCGCTGACCGCGGCAGGGCACGAGGTTTTTGTCGAAACGGGCGCCGGCATCGGCAGCGGTTTCGACGACGAAGCATACCGCGCCGTGGGCGCACAGATCGTGCCCGACGCGGCCACCGCGTGGGGCAAGGCCGAACTGTTGCTCAAGGTGAAGGAGCCCATCGCCAGCGAATGGCAGCATCTGCGCGCCGATCTCACGCTCTTCACGTATTTCCACTTCGCCGCCGATGAAGCGCTCACCAAGGCGCATCTGGCGAGCGGTGCCACGTGCATCGCGTACGAGACGGTGGAACTGCCCAGCCGTGAGCTGCCGCTGCTGACGCCGATGTCGGAGGTGGCGGGCCGCATGGCGGTGCAGGAGGGGGCCAAGTACCTCGAGAAGCTGTACGGTGGGCGTGGGGTGCTGCTGGGTGGCGTGCCGGGCGTGGCGCCGGCCAAGGTCGTCATCCTGGGCGGCGGTGTGGTGGGCGTGAATGCCGCCAAGATGGCCGCCGGTCTGGGGGCCAAGGTGGTGGTGCTCGACCTCTCGCTCGAGCGTCTGCGCTACCTCTCGGACGTGATGCCGGCCAACGTGCAGCTCATCCACTCCAACCGGCACAATATCATCGAGCAGATCAGCACCTGCGATCTGGTCATCGGCGGGGTGCTGATTCCGGGCGCCAAGGCCCCCAAGCTGGTGCGCAAGGCCGACCTGGCCCGCATGCGTCCCGGCGCCGTGATCGTCGACGTGGCCGTCGACCAGGGCGGCTGCGTGGAGACCATCACGCCCACCACGCACGAGAACCCCACGTACACGGTGGATGGCATCATCCACTACGCCGTGGCCAACATGCCGGGCGCGGTGCCGCGCACGTCCACGCTGGCCCTGACCAACGCCACGCTGCCGTACACGCTGCAGCTGGCCAACAAGGGCTGGAAGCGGGCGCTGAAGGACAACGGCGCGTTGCTCAAGGGGCTCAACATGTCCGCCGGTCAGGTGACCTATCGTGGTGTTGCCGACGCGTTCGGGATGGAGATGACCGACCCGGCCAGCTTCGTGGCCTGA